The following DNA comes from Ornithinimicrobium avium.
GACGTCGAGGTCGGCCAGCACCGCGTCCAGCTCGGCGTCCGGCACCTCCCGCAGGATGCGCAGCACCTCGGCCTCCGCCGGGGCGCCGGTCCGCCAGCCGGCGGTCAGGTCGACGATCTGCTGGGCTAGGGGGTCCATGGGGCTCCTGGGGTCGGTCGGACGACGCTCGGACGAGGGTATGCCGTGCTCCCTCACCGCGCCCTGCGCGACCCTCCGGTCGCGACCCTCCGGTCAGCGCGCGACCAGCAGGACGCCCGGCCGGACGACCAGGCGCGCGCCCGTCACGCCGGGCACGACGTCGCCGTCCACCTGGGCCAGGACGGGTGCGGGGGCGGTCACCTCGAGGAGTGTGCCGCTGCGGTAGCGCAGCGAGGGATGGTCCCCGGGAGCGGTCCGTCCCAGGCCGGCCCGCGCGATCCTGACCCAGTCGCGCGGTCCACGGGGCGAGACGAGGACGACGTGGAGCAGACCGTCGTCGAGCCGTGCGCCCGGGACCACCCGCGCGCCCGCCGGCAGGCGGGCGGCGTTGACCGCCAGGACGCTCCACAGCGGGCCGGTCTCCAGCTCCTCGTCGTCGAGCCGGACGCCGAGCGCGTGCCCGGGGCTGCCGAGCCTGCCCAGCCCTGGAGCGAAGTACGCCAGCCACCGCAGCCGGGCCTTGGCCTGCGGGCGCACCGCGGCCAGGGTCGCCGCGTCGTGACCGAGCCCGGCCACGACGAGGAAGGGCAGGTGCGACGTCGTGCCGTCCGGACTGGTGAGCACCGCCTCACCCAGGTCGGTGGGCCGGGGCTCCGCGGACACCGCGAGGCGCGCCGCCCGGCCCGGGTCGCGCAGCGGGAGCAGTGCGCTGCGGGCGAAGAGGTTCGCGGTGCCTGCCGGCACCACACCGAGCGCGGCCTCCGCACCGGCAAGGGCGCCGGCCACCTCACGCACGGTCCCGTCTCCCCCGGCGACGACGACGCGGTCGACGCCGCGGCTCACCGCACACCCGGTCTGCGGGCCGCCGGGCTCCTCGACCGTGGTCTCCAGGACGAGCGGGTCCGAGGCGTGGGCCGAGCCGCAGGCCGCACGGACGGCGCGCACGGCGTCGGCGGCCGCGCGGGAGACCGGGTTGACCACGACCGCGACCCGCGGCGGGCCTCCGTCGCGAGGCGTCATCGGCGGCCGGTCAGACCAGGTGGGCGGCCAGGGAGGTCGCGACGGAGCCGGCGGTGAGACCGACCCGCTCGAGCACCTGCTCGCGCGAGCCGTGGGCCAGGAAGGAGTGCGGCAGCCCGTAGGCGTGCACGGGCACGTCGAGCCCGGCCTCGTCGAGCGCCTGGGCCACCCGGTCGGCGATCCCGCCGGTCAGGCCGTCCTCGACCACCGCGACGGCACGCGCCCCTCGCGCCAGGTCGACCAGGTCGGGGCTGACCGGCAGCACCCAGCGCGGGTCGACCACCATCACGCGACGACCCTCCGCCCAGAGTTTGTCCGCCACCTCCAGGGCGGTCGCGGCCATCGGCCCGAGGCCCACGAGGAGCAGGTCGAAGCGGTCGTCGGGGCTCTGCGGATCCGCCGGCAGGTCCCGCAGGACGTCGACCTCGCCGAAGGTGCGGACCGCCTCGATCGGCGCGGCGACCGTGCCCTTGGGGAAGCGCAGCACGGTGGGCCCGTCCTCGACGGCCACCGCCTCGCGCAGCGCACGGGCCACCTGCTCGGCGTCGCGCGGCGCGGCCACCCGCACCCCCGGGACGAGGGCGAGCAGGCGCAGGTCCCACATGCCGTTGTGGCTGGCCCCGTCGGTGCCGGTCACCCCGGCCCGGTCGAGCATGAGGGTAACGCCCTGGCGGTGCAGCGCGCAGTCCATGAGGAGCTGGTCGAAGGCACGGTTGAGGAAGGTCGCGTAGACGCACACCACGGGGTGCAGCCCCGCGTAGGACAGTCCGGCGGCCATCGTCACCGCGTGCTGCTCGGCGATGCCCACGTCGAAGACCCGGTCGGGGAAGCGCTCGGCGAAGGGCTGCAGGCCCACCGGGATCAGCATCGAGGCGGTCAGCGCCACGATGTCGTCCCGCTCGCGCGCCAGGCGTACCAGCTCGTCGCTGGCCTCGTCGGTCCAGCTGCGGCCCGACAGCTCCAGCGGCAGCCCGGTCTCGGGGTTGATCTTGCCGACCGCGTGGAAGCGGTCCGCCTCGTCGGCGGTGGCCGGGTCGTAGCCGTGCCCCTTCTCGGTGATGGCGTGCACCAGGACCACGCCGCCGAAGTCGTGGGCGCGGCGCAGCGCGGTCTCCATCGCCTCCACGTCGTGGCCGTCGACCGGGCCGAGATACTTCAGCCCGAGGTCCTCGAACATCCCCTGCGGGCTGACGATGTCCTTCAGGCCCTTCTTCATCCCGTGCAGCGTCTCGTAGACCTGGCGGCCCACGACCGGGGTCCGGTGGAGCTGACGCTTGCCCCAGGAGAGCACGTTCTCGTACTCGGGGGTGGCGCGCAGGGAGGCGAGGTAGTCCGCCATCCCGCCGCGGGTGGCCGCGTAGGAGCGCTCGTTGTCGTTGATCACGATGACCAGGGGCAGGTCCCGCTGCTCGGCGATGTTGTTGAGGGCCTCCCAGGCCATCCCGCCGGTGAGCGCGCCGTCGCCGATGACTGCGACGGTGTGCCGGTCGGTCTCGCCGCGCAGCTTGCGCCCGCTGGCGATGCCGATCGCCCACGACAGCGAGGTCGAGGCGTGCGAGTTCTCGATGACGTCGTGGTCGGACTCCGAGCGGCTCGGGTAGCCGGACAGGCCGCCCTCCTTGCGCAGCCCGGAGAAGTCGTGGCGGCCGGTGAGCAGCTTGTGCACGTAGCCGATGTGCCCGGTGTCGAACAGGAGCGTGTCGCGCGGGGAGTCGAAGACCCGGTGCAGCGCGATGGTCAGCTCCACCACCCCGAGGTTGGGGCCCAGGTGCCCGCCGGTGCGCGAGACCGAGTCGATGAGGTAGTCGCGGATCTCCTGGGCGAGCAGGTCGACCTGGTGCGCGGAGAGCCGCTTGAGGTCGCTCGGGCCGGTGATCGTGCGCATGAGTCCCACAGGGGCGTCCTTACCTCGGCATCGTCGTCTCGACCGCGTCCGCGATGAATCTGCACAGTCTAGGTCGATGCCGCTGGGGAGTCGCTGTGGCTCACCGCAGCGGGGCCCGCAGCCGCAGCGCCTCCAGCAGCAGACCGGCCGCGCGGTGGGCCGCCCGCAGGCGCAGCCCTTCGCGGGCGAGGGAGTCGAGCACCTCCCCCAGGCTCCCGGCGGGCAGCACCGGACCGAGGTCGGGGCGCACGTCGCGCCACGCGCCCCGCATCGCCTCGAGCTGGGCCTCCAGGTGCCTCGTCGCCACCCACGCCAGCGCCGCCGGGTGGCGGCGCCACGCCTGGTAGGCGCGGTAGTCCGCCGGACACTGGTCCAGCAGCCAGGACACCGCCGCCTGCTCCCACCCGGGGACGCCGGCGGGGGGCACCCGGTCCGGCCAGCCAGGGGGTCCGCTCGTCATGCGAACAAGTGTACGACCTTGCGCCGACATGCCCCAGCCCTCGAGAACCTGCACCGCCGCACGGCCGCACCGCCGCTCGTGCGCCGGGACCCTCAGCCAGGTCTGTCAACGGGGTCTGATCCGGCGGGGCCGACCGGTCCACGCCAAGTAGGCGCTGCCGGCGGTCAGGGCCGCTCCGCCCCCGGCGACCAGCGGTCCCGCGAACCGGCCCAGGCGGTCCTTGTAGGCGACCAGCACGTTGGTGCCGCCGGTGATCATGGCCGCCACGACCAGCGCCGCCACCACCCGGTCGCCGGTGCGCTCCATCCGCTCCACGAGGGGCTCGAGCTCGCCGGCCCGGATGTTGACGTCCACCCCGCCGGAGTCGATGCGCTCGATCAGCGTCCGCGCGTAGGCCGGCAGGTCCAGACCCAGCTCGGCGGCGGCCATCGTGGCGCTGCCCAGCCGACCGGCCACCTGCCGGGGGCTGAGCCGCTCCTCGATCAGGCGCTGCGCGAAGGGGTAGAGGGCGTCGGTCAGGTCGAATCCCGGGTGGAGCCGGCGGCCCAGCCCGTCGGCGATGATCAGCATCCGGAAGATCTGCACGACCTCCGGCGGGAGCGCGAGACGGTGGTGGCGGACCAGCGTGAAGATCTGGTCGGCGACCGCGTCCACCTGGATGGCGGCCAGCGCCCTGCCGTCCAGCCACCCGGTCAGCCGGGCCACGTCCCTGCGCAGCCGGCTCCGGTCCAGGGCGCCGCGCGGCGGGGCGACCTGCAGGAGCGCGCTCACCAGCCCGTCGGCGTCCTGCCGGAAGAGGGAGACGATCATCCTGGCGAAGTCGCGGCGCATCGCCGGGCTGACCCGGCCCACCATGCCGAAGTCGATGACGCCGATGGTGCCGTCTTGCTCGACGAAGAGGTTGCCCGCGTGCGGGTCGGCGTGGAAGACCCCGTCCTCGAAGACCATCCGCATCAGCACCGCGACCGCCCGGTGGGCGAGGTCGGGCCGGTCGATACCCGCCACGTCCAGGGCGGGCACGTCGTCGATCCGGATCCCGGACAGCTCCTCCATCGTCAGCACGCGCGACGTCGTGGTCGACCAGTCCACCCACGGGACGTGCACGCCCGGGTTGCCGCGGAGGTTCTCCGCGAACTCCTCGCAGGCCCGTGCCTCGGTGAGGTAGTCCAGCTCCGCGCGCAGCGACCGGGAGAACTCCTCGACCAGGCCGACGAGGTCCAGGTCGGAGAACAGCTGGGAGTTGCGGGACAGGTGGCCGGCCAGGTTGCGCAGGATCTCCAGGTCGGTCCGAACCTGGTCGACCACGCCGGGCTTGCGCACCTTGACCACCACCGAGCGCCCGTCGTGCAGCCGCGCCCGGTGGGCCTGGCCGATCGAGGCGGTGGCCAGCGGCACCGGGTCGAACCAGGCGTAGAGCTCGTCCACGCCGGCGCCGAAGTCCTCGTGCACCGCCGCTCGCACCGCATCGAAGGGCACCGGGACAGCGGCGTCGGTCAGCTTGGCGAACGCGGTGCAGTAGGCCTCGGGGAAGACGTCCGGCCGGGAGGAGACCAGCTGACCCAGCTTGATGAACGTGGTGCCGAGCTCCTCGAAGGTCCGGACCAGGAGCTCGGGCCGGACGTCCACGTCCGTGCCGGCGTCGACCTGGTCGGCGCGGTACGGCAGCCAGCGGGCCAGGCCTGCCTGGACGGCCGTCGCGTGCAGGCCGTACCGGGCCAGGACGCCGGTGATCTCCCGGTACCGCTGCAGGTGCCCAGCCATGACTGCACGTTACCCGGCGCCGGTGCCGTGCCACCTGGCGGCGCGCCTCTTTTGTCCAACTGCGGGACTCATGGTTAGGCTTGCCTCTCCTAACCCTGGATGGAGCACATGAGACTCACCTTTCCGCTGCTCGCCGCCTCCGGCGGGGCCGCCGCCCTGCTGCTCACCGCCTGCGCTGCCGGCTCCCCCACCACCGGCTCGGACGGGACGGGCGCGACCGTCACCGTCACCGACGCCTCCGGTGCCGAGGTCGAGGTCCCGCTCGACCCCGAGGTCGTCGTCACCACGGACTGGAGCGTCGCCCGGACCCTCGACGGGCTCGGCGTCGAGCTCGACGGCGTGCCCGCCGCGACCGCCGGCCTGCCCGACGACATGTCCGGGCTGGCCGACGTCGCCACGGTAGGGAGCGTCCGCGAGCCCGACTTCGAGGCGATCAGCGCCCTCGAGCCCGACCTCGTCATCGTCGCCAGCCGGTCCGGCACCCCCGAGATCGTCGCGGAGATGAAGAAGATCACGCCCAACGTCGTCGACATGTCGGCGCGCTGGGAGGACCCGGCCGACCAGCTCGTCACCATCGAGGACCGCGTCGTCGACCTCGGCCGCATCTTCGGGCTCCAGGACGAGGCCCAGGCCCAGATGGACGAGGTCACCGCGGGCGTCGGGGCCGTCCGCGAGCAGGTGGTCGCGGCGGGCGACACGGCCATGTTCGTCCAGGTCTCTGGCGGCACGGTCAGCGCCTACGGCCCCGGCTCGCGCTTCGGCGTTGTCCACGAGGACTTCGGCTTCGCCGACACCGGCGCCCCGGTCGACTCGGAGAACGAGCACGGCCAGGAGATCAGCCAGGAGTTCTTCACCCAGTACGACCCGGACGTCATCTATGTCCTGGACCGTTCCCAGGCCATCGGCGAGGAGGCCCAGTCCGCCCTCGAGGTGCTGGACAACGGCCTGGTCGACACGACCAGGGCGGCCGCCGACGGGCGGATCGTCCAGGTCGACGGCTTCTCCTGGTACATCGCCAACGCCGCCCCCGCCTCGCTGGCCCAGATGGTCGAGGACGTCCAGAAGGCCCTGTGAGCAGCACGGTCGAGGCACCCTCCCGCCCCCCGGCACCCGCACCGGCCGGGGGGCGGGAGCCAGCCTCGCGGCTGCCGCTCCTGGCCGCCACCGGTGCCCTGCTCGTCGCCGCCTACCTCTCCCTGGGCATCGGCGTGGCCGACGTCGGCGTCGCTGACCTGCTCAGCCCGAGCGCCGAGCAGTGGCAGATCCTCACCGTCTCCCGCATCCCGCGCACCGCAGCGGTGCTGCTGGCCGGCGCCGCGCTCTCGGTGGCGGGCCTGATCATGCAGCGGATCACCCAGAACCGCTTCGTCTCCCCCTCCACCTCGGGGACCGTCGAGGCCGCCGTGCTCGGCATCCTCGTGGCCACCCTGCTCTTCGGCGACGCCTCGCTCCTGGTCAAGATGCTCGTCGCCATCCTCACCGCGGTGGCCGGCACCCTCGTCTTCCTGCAGCTGCTCGAGCGGATCCGCCACCAGGACCCGATCGTCGTGGCGCTCGTCGGCCTCATGTACGGCGCCGTCATCGGCGCGGTCACCACCTTCATCGCCTACCAGCGCGACCTGGTGCAGTACCTCGACATCTGGACCACCGGGTCGTTCTCGGGGATCCTCCAGGGGCGCTACGAGCCGATCTACGTCGTCCTCGCGGTGGGGGTCCTGGGCTACCTGTGGGCCGACCGCTTCACCGTCGTCGGCATGGGCCGCTCGATGGCGACCAACCTGGGCCTGCACTACCGACGGACCATGTATGTCGGTCTGGTCGTCGTCTCGGTGATGGCGGCGGTCGTGGTCGTGGTCGTGGGTGCGATCCCCTTCCTCGGCCTCATCGTGCCCAACGTCGTGACCCTGCTCCTCGGCGACAACCTGCGCCGCGTGCTCCCGGCCACCGCGCTGGCCGGTGCCGGCTTCGTGCTGCTGTGCGACGTCGTCGCACGCACCGTCCACTACCCCTACGAGCTCCCGGTCGCGACGATCGCCGGGGCGGTCGGCGCGGCGGTCTTCGTGGTGCTCATCCTGCGCGCCGGGAAGGCGTCCGGCACATGACCACCATCGCCCCCGCGCCCTCCCGCCGCTCCTCGCCGGACACCCCCGCCACCGAGGACCAGCGGGTCTCCCGCACCAGGACGGTCGTCGTCGCCCTGGCCCTCCTCGTGGCCGCCGCGTGCACCGCATACCTGCTCTACGACGTGCGCGGCTCCTGGTCCTACGCGATGGACCTGCGGACCCGGCAGCTGGCCGCGCTGCTGATCACGGGCGCGGCGGTGGGCGCCTCGAGCCTGGTCTTCCAGACCGTGGCGGGCAGCCGGATCCTCACCCCCAGCGTGATGGGCTTCGACGCGCTCTACATGCTGATCCAGACGGTGATCGTCTACGCGCTGGGCTCGGCAGCCTTCCTGGCGCTCACCCCGGGCCAGCACTTCCTCCTCGACGCCGTCCTGCTGACCGTCTTCGGGTGGCTCCTGTTCACCTGGCTGTTCCGGCGGTCCAGCCGCAACCTGCTCATGCTCGTCCTCGTCGGCGTCGTGCTGGGCTCCTTCTTCGCCTCGTTGACCTCGCTGTCCTCCCGGCTGCTCTCCCCCGACGACTTCCTGACCCTCCAGGACGTCATGTTCGCCAGCTTCAGCACGGCCGACCCCGGGCTGCTCTGGACCGCCGGGGTCGTCACCGTGCTCGGCATCGCCGCGCTGGTGCCCCTCGGCCGCCGGCTCGACGTCGTCGCGCTCGGGCACGACCCCGCGGTCACCCTCGGCGTCCCCTTCCACCGCACGGTGCGCATCACCCTGGCGGTGACGACCATGCTCGTCGCGGCGGCGACCGCGCTGGTGGGGCCGATGCTCTTCCTCGGGCTGGTCGTGGCCAACCTGGCCCGCCAGCTCGTCCCCACCCACCGGCACGCCGTGCTCGTCCCGGTCGCGATCCTGGTCGGGGTGCTGACCTGCGTGGCCGGCCAGCTCGTCGTCGTGCACGTCTTCGACCTGACCACCACCCTGAGCGTCGTCGTCAACCTGGTCGGCGGTCTCTACTTCCTGCGCCTGCTGATGAGGACGGTCCTGCTGTGATCACCATCGACCGCGTCACCCACCGCTACGGCACCACCACGGTGCTCGACGACGTCAGCCTCGCGCTGCCCGCCGGCCGCCTCACCTCGGTCATCGGGCCGAACGGTGCCGGCAAGTCCACGCTCTTCTCGGTGATCTCGCGCCTGCTGCGCCCCACCGCCGGCAGCGTCACCGTCGACGGCCTGGAGGTGCTGTCCGCGCGCGACGGCGAGGTCGCCCGGCGGCTGGCCGTGCTGCGCCAGGACAACCAGGTCGCGGCCCGGCTGACCGTGCTCGACCTGGTCCGCTTCGGCCGCTTCCCGCACTCCGGCGGGCGGCTCACCGCGCGGTGCCACGCCAAGGTCGAGGAGGCCATGGACTGGCTGGAGATGGAGCCGCTGCGCGACCGCTACCTCGACCAGCTCTCCGGCGGCCAGCGCCAGCGGGCCTTCATCGCGATGGTGCTGGCCCAGGACAC
Coding sequences within:
- a CDS encoding diacylglycerol/lipid kinase family protein; the encoded protein is MTPRDGGPPRVAVVVNPVSRAAADAVRAVRAACGSAHASDPLVLETTVEEPGGPQTGCAVSRGVDRVVVAGGDGTVREVAGALAGAEAALGVVPAGTANLFARSALLPLRDPGRAARLAVSAEPRPTDLGEAVLTSPDGTTSHLPFLVVAGLGHDAATLAAVRPQAKARLRWLAYFAPGLGRLGSPGHALGVRLDDEELETGPLWSVLAVNAARLPAGARVVPGARLDDGLLHVVLVSPRGPRDWVRIARAGLGRTAPGDHPSLRYRSGTLLEVTAPAPVLAQVDGDVVPGVTGARLVVRPGVLLVAR
- the dxs gene encoding 1-deoxy-D-xylulose-5-phosphate synthase codes for the protein MGLMRTITGPSDLKRLSAHQVDLLAQEIRDYLIDSVSRTGGHLGPNLGVVELTIALHRVFDSPRDTLLFDTGHIGYVHKLLTGRHDFSGLRKEGGLSGYPSRSESDHDVIENSHASTSLSWAIGIASGRKLRGETDRHTVAVIGDGALTGGMAWEALNNIAEQRDLPLVIVINDNERSYAATRGGMADYLASLRATPEYENVLSWGKRQLHRTPVVGRQVYETLHGMKKGLKDIVSPQGMFEDLGLKYLGPVDGHDVEAMETALRRAHDFGGVVLVHAITEKGHGYDPATADEADRFHAVGKINPETGLPLELSGRSWTDEASDELVRLARERDDIVALTASMLIPVGLQPFAERFPDRVFDVGIAEQHAVTMAAGLSYAGLHPVVCVYATFLNRAFDQLLMDCALHRQGVTLMLDRAGVTGTDGASHNGMWDLRLLALVPGVRVAAPRDAEQVARALREAVAVEDGPTVLRFPKGTVAAPIEAVRTFGEVDVLRDLPADPQSPDDRFDLLLVGLGPMAATALEVADKLWAEGRRVMVVDPRWVLPVSPDLVDLARGARAVAVVEDGLTGGIADRVAQALDEAGLDVPVHAYGLPHSFLAHGSREQVLERVGLTAGSVATSLAAHLV
- a CDS encoding ABC1 kinase family protein; amino-acid sequence: MAGHLQRYREITGVLARYGLHATAVQAGLARWLPYRADQVDAGTDVDVRPELLVRTFEELGTTFIKLGQLVSSRPDVFPEAYCTAFAKLTDAAVPVPFDAVRAAVHEDFGAGVDELYAWFDPVPLATASIGQAHRARLHDGRSVVVKVRKPGVVDQVRTDLEILRNLAGHLSRNSQLFSDLDLVGLVEEFSRSLRAELDYLTEARACEEFAENLRGNPGVHVPWVDWSTTTSRVLTMEELSGIRIDDVPALDVAGIDRPDLAHRAVAVLMRMVFEDGVFHADPHAGNLFVEQDGTIGVIDFGMVGRVSPAMRRDFARMIVSLFRQDADGLVSALLQVAPPRGALDRSRLRRDVARLTGWLDGRALAAIQVDAVADQIFTLVRHHRLALPPEVVQIFRMLIIADGLGRRLHPGFDLTDALYPFAQRLIEERLSPRQVAGRLGSATMAAAELGLDLPAYARTLIERIDSGGVDVNIRAGELEPLVERMERTGDRVVAALVVAAMITGGTNVLVAYKDRLGRFAGPLVAGGGAALTAGSAYLAWTGRPRRIRPR
- a CDS encoding siderophore ABC transporter substrate-binding protein, translating into MRLTFPLLAASGGAAALLLTACAAGSPTTGSDGTGATVTVTDASGAEVEVPLDPEVVVTTDWSVARTLDGLGVELDGVPAATAGLPDDMSGLADVATVGSVREPDFEAISALEPDLVIVASRSGTPEIVAEMKKITPNVVDMSARWEDPADQLVTIEDRVVDLGRIFGLQDEAQAQMDEVTAGVGAVREQVVAAGDTAMFVQVSGGTVSAYGPGSRFGVVHEDFGFADTGAPVDSENEHGQEISQEFFTQYDPDVIYVLDRSQAIGEEAQSALEVLDNGLVDTTRAAADGRIVQVDGFSWYIANAAPASLAQMVEDVQKAL
- a CDS encoding ABC transporter permease → MSSTVEAPSRPPAPAPAGGREPASRLPLLAATGALLVAAYLSLGIGVADVGVADLLSPSAEQWQILTVSRIPRTAAVLLAGAALSVAGLIMQRITQNRFVSPSTSGTVEAAVLGILVATLLFGDASLLVKMLVAILTAVAGTLVFLQLLERIRHQDPIVVALVGLMYGAVIGAVTTFIAYQRDLVQYLDIWTTGSFSGILQGRYEPIYVVLAVGVLGYLWADRFTVVGMGRSMATNLGLHYRRTMYVGLVVVSVMAAVVVVVVGAIPFLGLIVPNVVTLLLGDNLRRVLPATALAGAGFVLLCDVVARTVHYPYELPVATIAGAVGAAVFVVLILRAGKASGT
- a CDS encoding iron chelate uptake ABC transporter family permease subunit — its product is MTTIAPAPSRRSSPDTPATEDQRVSRTRTVVVALALLVAAACTAYLLYDVRGSWSYAMDLRTRQLAALLITGAAVGASSLVFQTVAGSRILTPSVMGFDALYMLIQTVIVYALGSAAFLALTPGQHFLLDAVLLTVFGWLLFTWLFRRSSRNLLMLVLVGVVLGSFFASLTSLSSRLLSPDDFLTLQDVMFASFSTADPGLLWTAGVVTVLGIAALVPLGRRLDVVALGHDPAVTLGVPFHRTVRITLAVTTMLVAAATALVGPMLFLGLVVANLARQLVPTHRHAVLVPVAILVGVLTCVAGQLVVVHVFDLTTTLSVVVNLVGGLYFLRLLMRTVLL
- a CDS encoding iron ABC transporter ATP-binding protein, which codes for MITIDRVTHRYGTTTVLDDVSLALPAGRLTSVIGPNGAGKSTLFSVISRLLRPTAGSVTVDGLEVLSARDGEVARRLAVLRQDNQVAARLTVLDLVRFGRFPHSGGRLTARCHAKVEEAMDWLEMEPLRDRYLDQLSGGQRQRAFIAMVLAQDTDYLLLDEPLNNLDMKHSAAMMSLVRRAVDELGKTVVVVMHDINFASAYSDHIVAMRDGAVVAAGPPGQIMRREVLQDVFDMDIHVQDLNGMRLGIFWTPGAPVPPPSAVDLRDLLDAVTEDHPGRPPQGGAPHTRTTTQPDTVTAGDLR